In Euphorbia lathyris chromosome 10, ddEupLath1.1, whole genome shotgun sequence, a single genomic region encodes these proteins:
- the LOC136208079 gene encoding protein PIN-LIKES 1-like has protein sequence MQVLNLFAVASMPVLKVLLITALGLFLAFDNVNLLGPQARHHINQVVFYVLNPTLVGGNLAKTVTYQSFLSLWFMPFNILITFILGSALGWLLIKITHPPQHLRGLILGCCAAGNLGNLPLIIIPAICKEKGSPLGSPDTCHTYGLAYASLSMAIGAIFLWSYVYNIMRISAKQVEEIEGISDQLKQDSSHDDLTHALLLPHHSAQSEKFIAGFVIGLVPQIRNLLIGSTAPLHVIEDSASFVGDAAIPIVTLILGANLLKGLRGSGIGISIMIGILAVRYILLPLSGILIVKTAVRFGAVNADPLYQFILLLQYALPPAMNIGTMSQLFGSGQSECSVIMLWTYALASVSLTLWSTLFLWMVA, from the exons ATGCAGGTGCTGAATTTATTTGCAGTGGCATCTATGCCAGTTTTGAAAGTACTTTTAATCACTGCTCTCGGCTTATTTCTGGCTTTCGACAACGTTAATCTCTTGGGACCTCAAGCTCGACATCATATTAATCAA GTTGTTTTCTATGTGTTAAATCCAACACTTGTAGGTGGTAATTTGGCTAAAACAGTCACTTATCAAAGCTTTCTTTCATT GTGGTTTATGCCATTCAATATCttaattacatttatattgGGGTCAGCATTAGGATGGCTCCTCATAAAAATTACACACCCTCCACAACATTTAAGAGGTCTCATATTGGGTTGTTGTGCAGCag GAAATTTGGGGAATTTGCCATTAATAATAATTCCAGCAATCTGTAAAGAGAAAGGAAGTCCTTTGGGATCTCCTGATACTTGTCATACTTATGGACTTGCTTATGCTTCGCTTTCCATGGCG ATAGGTGCTATTTTCTTATGGTCTTATGTTTATAACATAATGAGAATTTCTGCAAAACAAGTTGAAGAAATAGAAGGAATATCAGATCAGCTGAAGCAAGACTCATCTCATGATGATCTCACTCATGCTTTACTCCTTCCTCATCATTCTGCACAATCTGAGAAATTT ATTGCAGGGTTTGTGATTGGATTAGTTCCTCAAATACGAAATTTACTGATCGGTTCTACTGCTCCTCTTCATGTAATTGAAGATTCTGCTTCTTTTGTTGG GGATGCAGCTATACCAATTGTGACCCTCATACTTGGAGCAAACCTTCTTAAAG GTTTAAGAGGGTCGGGGATTGGAATATCGATTATGATTGGAATCCTAGCAGTAAGGTACATTTTGCTTCCGTTGTCGGGGATTCTGATCGTGAAAACCGCAGTACGTTTTGGTGCTGTGAACGCGGATCCTTTGTATCAATTCATTCTTTTACTTCAATATGCACTTCCACCAGCAATGAACATAG GTACGATGAGCCAATTGTTCGGAAGTGGACAAAGTGAATGTTCCGTGATAATGTTATGGACATATGCTTTAGCTTCCGTCTCACTTACGTTATGGTCAACCCTTTTCCTTTGGATGGTGGCTTAG